Proteins encoded together in one Longimicrobiaceae bacterium window:
- a CDS encoding nucleotidyltransferase domain-containing protein, with protein sequence MTAPPLSPPPAPPGRPARVQRYLDALVGACTGGGGALTCVVLFGSAARGGFSAGASDVDLVVVLPDGASEEDRRRVRAEAARLEVAHGFRAARQRPTSALARFMERAGGNALPCFVCTRSDLLSGDVARILGLRPVEALFTDRIVLASIVDSAVTVWGEDLLPRVPVPPIRRLDVFRALFASASRLVLSAAAFPVVPDATRHAMGALKHSLHGCFYCVRRRWAPLEEEVAFFRGAGADRALAELLELRRRPRRSLAFVLRCLPAVVRLHTRAARDGRF encoded by the coding sequence ATGACGGCACCACCCCTGTCCCCGCCGCCGGCGCCACCCGGGCGCCCTGCCCGCGTCCAGCGCTACCTCGACGCGCTCGTGGGCGCGTGCACCGGGGGCGGCGGCGCCCTGACCTGCGTGGTGCTGTTCGGCAGCGCGGCGCGCGGCGGCTTCTCTGCAGGCGCGTCCGACGTGGACCTCGTCGTGGTGCTCCCGGACGGCGCGTCGGAGGAGGACCGGCGCCGCGTCCGGGCGGAGGCGGCGCGCCTGGAGGTCGCCCACGGGTTCCGGGCCGCGCGGCAACGTCCGACGAGCGCGCTGGCGCGGTTCATGGAGCGCGCGGGCGGGAACGCGCTCCCCTGCTTCGTCTGCACACGGAGCGACCTGCTTTCCGGGGACGTGGCCCGCATCCTCGGCCTCCGGCCGGTGGAGGCGCTCTTCACCGACCGGATCGTGCTGGCCAGCATCGTCGACTCCGCCGTGACGGTGTGGGGGGAGGACCTGCTCCCCCGCGTCCCGGTCCCGCCGATCCGGCGGCTGGACGTGTTCAGGGCGCTGTTCGCATCCGCGTCCCGGCTCGTCCTGAGCGCCGCGGCGTTCCCGGTCGTCCCCGACGCCACCCGCCACGCGATGGGAGCTCTCAAGCACTCGCTCCACGGCTGCTTCTACTGTGTTCGCCGCCGATGGGCCCCGCTGGAGGAGGAGGTCGCGTTCTTCCGCGGGGCGGGGGCCGACCGCGCGCTGGCGGAGCTGCTGGAGCTCCGCAGGCGGCCCCGCCGGTCGCTCGCCTTCGTGCTGCGCTGCCTCCCGGCCGTCGTGCGGCTGCACACCCGCGCGGCCCGGGACGGCCGGTTCC